The Xiphophorus couchianus chromosome 3, X_couchianus-1.0, whole genome shotgun sequence genome segment CCGTACCAGAACACCACAATTGTCCACGTTCTCTGATGACTCTGTGGTCATGCAGACAGCAGAAGTTTCTCGTGGTGAAAAGACACCAAAACCTCCACCCATGCGCGATGCCACTCCACCCCGAAGTTCTCCGTcccccagcagcagcaccaccacagaCAGCCTGGTTGTGCAGGATTCCAGCTCCGAGCTCAGCCGCAGCCTTGACGACTCAGATGTTGACCTTGACCAGGCCggttcctgctgcagcaccagcAGCGCGGCCAGTGGGCCTGTGCAGGTCCAGCTCGCAATAAAAAAGTCCAACATGACGgccacaaaacaaaataaagagaaacgtTCTGACAGCAATTCCAGGTCAGACTCTGAATCGGCCCTGAATCTCACACTGGATGAAGCGGAGAACAACAGACACAGCGGAATGGGTAAATATCTTTTATGACTCTAAAATgctttcagaaaaacaatagaaatcCTAATCAAAGTGTTATTCTTGAACTCCTGTTAAACCGTAAATTCAAGATATAtttgaagaacaaaaataacaaatttcaGGTAGCGCTCACTTAACTTTGGAGAGTCGTGGCAAAGACACTGTGAGGCAGTCACAAGTTACCAGTTGAAGTTTTCTACCTGTCTGCCCTGCAGAACTGAGCTGTCACATTGCAGAAACATCTGACTCTTTACCTGTCATAGAGGTGACGTATATACCCAGCTAAGAGAAAGGAGGCTTGTATGCCCGCGTGTGTTTGATAGCTACTTGTGgaacttttttcctcttttttttttaatcgcagTTCTTGACACAATGGAGTCCTTGTCTCGAACTTAGGCTTATCCATCTCTCAAGCTTCGTCTGTCTCtgccttctttttctttatctgcctttctttcatatgCATGCAATCACACTCAGAACTTCAGAGACGTGGCAGATCTGCATGTAGATAAATCTGTCATAGATTTACATTTCCTGACCTTTAGATGACCTTTTATTGACTTCTACGTAACCCAGAATACGCTCAGTGGCAGAGTGAGACTGCAGCGGAGGGTTGGCGTGTCTGACAGGGGCAAAGATGAGAGATACACGGACCTCAAAAAGGATGAGAAGAGGTGAGAGTGCCAGAAGTGTAGAGAGGAGAGTGTGGGAAGGTTTTGACAGAAATGGTGGGGTAACGAGGCAGAAAAACCGAGGCTGGCAGAGTTTTAAGGAAGAAGAGTGCTGCTGGAAAGGCAGATAAAAGCAGATGTAAGGTTGAAGTATGAGATGACTAGTTTATAAGGCAGAAATGAATGAGAGGTAGTCATCAAGATAATTACTGAATCCATATAATACATTGCCAAAGTTGTCTTTTCcaattatatttaaagaaaaaaaaaagaaattaaatattttttctttcgtCTTAGTGACATCTACAGTATAAAGCTGTATTTCTTACGATGATGATCAAATAGCACTTAAGAGGAGCAGCACCAGTTACACATCTTAATGTCCAACAGCAGGACGACTTGCCTAATACTCCCAGTACACAAATGTACAGCAGATTTGGAAATCAGTCGGAGTCTTCGGTCTTTAATGTTCGTCCACCATTCTGCATTCAATCTTCATGCTAACTTGGTAACCGGCACGCTGGCCAGTTGACTTGCATAGTCACCAcattttgtttgggtttttactCGGATATAACCACTGTTTTAGGAGACAGGCACATAGCCTTGGAATTTGTTCTTTTACTTGCCATGCAGCTGAATTCAGGGATGTTGTTAAagaaattatcaaaaataacaCCTGTCTCAtacttgcatttttatgtgCTGAATTTGTACTTCCAACTGCAAACAATCCATCCCATTTTCTGAGGGTCTGAACAGAAGTAGAATGTAGTTGCTTCCTGCAAGTTTGTACTGAATCGTGCTAATCTATTGGTTCTGCAGACTGGTCTCCTTCTCTCAGCACACCACGTTCCATATGTCCTCTCTATTATATGTCATAAAAAATTAAGTCTAGTGAAATTGTCTGCCATCTTTAAATTTGGCCCAGTTACTCGGTCTGCTGTTTGCTGGTAGCACACATACTGTATGCACATTTTAGCaagtgtatttttctttcactaaattagctgctgcatgtttttttttacttccttggTGTCACTTTTCTTAAACCTGTTTATCCTCTGTTAACCGTTGGTACCCAAGATAGATTTACCCTGTTATGAAATCTCACAGGAGTAATACTTGCATTTCTACTGGGGCTGTATTTTCGTTCCACTCCTTTGACAAAGCACAATCATGACTTGTGTGTCTCCTTGGCACTGGGCTCTCAAACAGTGACTGCAGAGTTCACAAGATGCCGTAGGAGCAGCAAAACAGGTGTGAGGTTCACTTAAATGAGCCATTGCAAAGCAAATTTAACGTCTGAAAGTTGGCTGCATTTTGCGAAGCGAACTGACACACCTGATTGGTATCTCTTTCTTGTGCAACGGCAGCGTGGTGCCAATCTGATATCTCTGTCAGTAAGAGCAAATTAAATACATGCAGCACACGTTCAGTGACAGTGCTAGAAagctgaaaacataaattaatctAATAAGAAGAACAATTTTACCTACAGGgtagaaataataatacatcATGTTAAAACTAGTCTCTCATTGAAGTGTCCCTTTGGTGTACGTATTATTATACATGTCTCAGTGATCGTCTTCATTAACTCATATGGTGATCACATTATTTTGCTGTCATATTTCAACTCACACTAAGTTATAACAAAGAGCCCTGTCACAGCTCTGTTATGCTTCCAAAGATTAGGTTTTTACCGCTCAGTTAATCCTGCCTGTcagcttatttttcttttaatgaaatgCTTGTGGTTTCTTCCCtcaatttactaaaataaacataCTCTTGTTGTGGAAAGTTAAAATGGGAGATTATTATGCCAAGCAGAATTTCTCAACCTTTCTATGGTTGGGCTCCTAGGTATAAATATCTGCCAAACTGTATCatatgcattgtttttttttcaacttctaTTATTTGGTtactgcagcacaaacatttgaaaatgtgcaaaattgcAGAATCCCAAACTGACcgtaaccctaaccctaatcCTGCTGCTCCTGTTCAGTAAGAGTAGAAAATAGAGGAGGGACCGCCTGTTCTTTTTCTCACTTGGATAAGCTGACTATTAAAAGATTCCTCATCTTGCAAGTGTGGCCATGAACAGCACCTAGCCTCAAAAGTACAGCGCTGCAAAGAAAGACAGTTTGACCAGTAGGCTACTACCCAAACATTGTTGtctttaaaacaagtttttatccatccatcagtccccATGTTTATTAGtctttccttcatttcttttattgttcctgttccttcttgtcttttttcagGCACCATGTTTACTGTTTTACCCATAGAGAAATATTGCCCATAGATTCCTTATTAACTTTGCATAGATGTGGcaaactgagttttaaaaggCCCTCCAACGTCATATATTTGATTGTGGATAAGTATggaattttgactttgaaaaatggGCTGTAACCCCGTAACATGAGAGCTAAAACAGCCTGCCCCAACCTCTAGATTATCTGTTCCTTCGTGTTCTCTTCCCCTCGTCCTTTGTGCTTACAAACTGCATGACCCCACAGGATCAAATGGAAGTGGAAGAAGCAGTTCCCCTGTGTGGATTGTTGCCATCCTCTCTTTgtagttctgttttatttttcctagaAGCTGCTCTCCTGAGATACAAATGGACGTCTGTCTGAATTTTTATCCAacttgttttcatgtgtgtaaaTATTATGTGTCCTAATGCACTTTCCATTTCTTCTCTCCTGAGTGAGTGATGCTGGGTCCCTATGAGGTCAAGATACTCCTTATCTATGACTGTCAATCTCAAAGCCATGTTGGTCCTTCAGGGTCTGCTATGTCCAGTTAAGGTCAACACCAATCAGTTGGAGtgcctttaatgtttttgctgtgtgCATTTATTCAGTAACTCAGAGTATATGAAATGCATAATGGAGGAGATTGCTGAGTGATACTGCCACCATCTGTTACTGTACATGTTCTCAGCCTTACCATGGCAGATGACTAAAATAGAATTTTCTATTCAATTTCCTTATTTGcccttttgttgtttctgtacCATCTCGATTAATGTTTGATGCTTTCATCTCTAATCTGATCTGTTCTTTCCTTTGCTCCCCGCCCCGCTCCCTCTTTGTAGTGTACTGCTGTGGACCTGTGCGTCTGCGTCCCAAACACTCCTGAAGTCTTTCTCTGGCTCAGTTCTTTCTTCACCTTGGCAAACCTCTGTCATCAgctcatttttttatgtttaaaccCTGCCTTATTGTTGGACTTTCTATTACATCCTTTGTAAGCTGTTCCATGTCATTAGTTGAAAGCTATAGTTTCATATCTACAGCTTGTTAGCATTTCAAAGGAGGCTTTTGgtgttttcttaaagaaatgatATGTATTATACATAATTTGCAtggttttacatttcttttgacTCTATGAGTTCAGAGCATGTTGTGAGTGGACTCAGAATGTGGTTTGAGGAGAGTGAGGCAACGCTATCTGATACTGCAGATATGTGATAGCTATAGATCAATAGGTGGACAGTTTGTCTTTGAGTACTTAGTGTAATGCATTGGTTTAGAAATCTAAAACTTGAGTAAATGCTTTAATTGGTGCTGGTATCAGAGTTGTAATCTATGTGAAgcatgttggtttttttgttatAGGTTTGGATTTAATAAGAGAATAGATTTTTCAGTTCTATAATTCAAGAGTTAAATGTAGCAAATTGTAGCAAAATTGACCATAAGAAAAAGCATGTGCTAAATGTTCTTTAATAGTGGTGGATCTGAATCCAGTAGGAAATTGAGTTAAGTAATCATAGAAAGTTTATCTATACAACACTTTTAATAGACAAATATGACACTCTgtagtaaaatgaaaaatcaaataCCAAAATACACTGCCACTGGAAATTCATCCTAAAGACTCTGTGACCCTGACTGTAAAGACTGTTCCTAATCTAAACTAAAAGCAAAGTGCCTAATGTCAGCTAACGTGTTTGAGTAATTCAGATGCCTTTAATGAAcagtggcaaaaaaataaaaataaataagattattCAGTGTTGGAGCCAATCAGGAAGCTGACtgtgttttactcttttttttataaggACAACTTCATCAATATCTCCTCCAAATAGGTTTTCGATTGAAAAGATAAGTAGCACAGTCGTCGACAACATGTGTCAGTGcctcagtttttttaattttatttttcttattcaaaagtcatatataaaaagacatttttgaggTGTGTTGTAAATCTGACATCTTggttggaaataaaaacaatctagcCTTAAGCAAAGTTCCCTAGGAATCATGTTTACAGTTATGAGAGTATTTTGTTTGCTatatagtttatttttccagataaccttttattttatttgtttaaacttaTCTTATTGAAAGCAGTACTTGTTGTGAAGTGTGTGACTACAATTTCTAGTGGTGCTCTGTTATGTCGCATGCATCTTATCAAGGACTGTATCTTATTTGAATTTTTGAGGTATGTTGCAAATTTTAAAAGGATGTCTAATTACAAGGTCAGTAGAAATATGGCAATGAaccttttttttgcctttgaaacatattttgtaattaaacaactgaaaactgaaccaagacagttttattttaacttggcTTCTTGCATGGACAGCCATGGTCAGGTCCTGACTAATAGCACGTGTATGTGTATAGTTAGTTGACAGCTTGGGAGTGAAGACGTGTTTGGTTTATCTTTAACAGATGCATGTACTCAAGGTCCTTTCTGAGCTGAAGATTTGAGAACGCTGTGTGTCTGTTTACTTGTGTGTAAGCATAACTGGgcgtgtgcaggggtgtgtgtgtgtgtgtgtgtgttatcctCTGTGTGTTGTGTGAACGTGTGCAGATTGTGGCTGTAACTGGCATGATTCAGCAGTTGCTGGGAAGGAGCTGGGAGGACAGCCCTGAGTCATCACCACATCTCCTGGAACTGACTGTTCTCTGCTCAACATTCGGACAAGGCCTAGAGCTTACACTCCTAATACACACATTAAAATACTCGAGgtcactttttcctttttttttttttttttgtttttttcttttttttttccaccacagTGCATGTCCAGAGTGATGCTTAACTCTCACTTACATCGGTGATAAAAACAAGGTCACTCACTGTTGAAGGCATTTCAACCAGGCGTAACTACAGAAGGCCtgacaaacagaacatttatttttttattaacttggCCGACAGTTCAATGAGATCAGTGACACTCTAAATACATTTCCCAGAACCCACAGAACTGACCAGTGAATGAGTGTACTGAAGAGATGAGAGGGCATGAGGCAATTCCACCCTTTCCCTTAAACCAAAAAGAGTTAAGGACTATGTTAAAAATGGAATTAAAAGGATTTGTTTACAGTAAGTCAATCTGCAcatgatataaaatattttattaaaccacAAAGGGCTGTGCCCCAAGCATGTTTAGCATATTTATCATATGCTCTGGTTTGCATGTATGTGTGAGTGGTGTCAggataaatgttaaaacttatTTCAGTAAACCACATCTTCAGAacctctcattttcttttttttttttaaacacaaaaactctCTTGGCTTTCTCATCCTTTTGGGTTGTGGGTTATATTTCTGAATGTGAGAGATACATAGGGAATGAGAATTATTGGCATTGTTTTTGTGTATAACCGCTTTCTTACTTAACAAAAGTGTGCCCTGGAAAGTCTgtaattttctctctctcttttttaccTTGGCTAACACTTCAAAATTGTGTGTTAACACTGTATTCATACAAATAATTTCTACCTATTATCCTCCAGGTTGGCTTCATTCCAAAAAGACTTCATCCATTGTCCAGAAACAAGAAACCACAGCGCCTGAGGCTGAAACTCTTTCTCTAGGCAGCAGTAGCGTTGGCGGCAGCCTTCCCGACCAAGGTTATACACCTTCTGAAGGTGCGGCAGAGGGCGAGGACTCTGGCATTGTCAGTTCCCCGTCTGATACCCAGATGTCCTCTCCGGATGGGAGTTTATCAGCTGATGGAAAGACTGGTGACACAGGAGAGAAAGTACTCATTATGGAGGCTTCATGTGATGAAGAAAATACCACTTGGGGAGAAAAAGACAGGTAAACAGAAAGTCATGAAAAGCTCAGTTTGAGATTTCTCTGATTATTTTAGAAAGCTTTATACCGTTACTTTGGTTTAAGTGGTTATTTAATGTGAGTATACGGGAAAAAATAtgagtatattttaaaaatcttgtaTGAAAACATCTAGAGTGGTTTTAGTGGAACCAAACATCATCCAGAGTTGATTATCATATGAAAACTTACTAAGTGAAACTTTGAGGAGTGCAGGAGGGAACACAGGAAACAGTGAAGAGTGGTTAAAAACAAAGGCCTCATGCCGAGTTTGGTTTTAGTCATTCAATCATCTTTATTATCCCCAAGCGTCAATTGTTGTGTAGCACAATAGGGAAAAGAAACAGTCATTCTTACATAACCCCATACCATACGTACACGAGAGATGAAGCCATATTGGGTCATTTGAAATCATTAAGAAATGTTGCAACTGTTGggacaaatgatttttttaaagtctatttgTTCTACACCCTGGGGAAAAGATACCTGCGTCAAGAAGGAAACAACCGAGATTCTGTTGCTCCAAtatctgttttggttttagaaTCGACCTAGTCTGGTACATTTGAGTATGGTCCCTCAGATCTATTCCAACAATTTTAGAATTGGGTGATAGTCAAGAATCTACCTCTACCTCTGACAGTTAAAAGTCCAAATCAGCGGACAATGTTAGAAGTAAACACGGGATcgataaaataagaatattcaGTCTGAAGTCAGACCCTTCACCCAAATTGAAACTGTTGTAGTTGCAAACTACTAGCACCCAAGAAAATGACCATACacatgtatatatttcacaTGTTCAAACATTACAGGAATATGTTCATAAATATAGTGCTAATAATGAATTTGCTGACAAAATTACAAACGTATTTTCTGGTGTACCGTAAAAATAGTACTTGTACTTTATTCATGCTAGCTCTAACTCTGTGCTAAAAAGACTGAGCTTCTTCTTCTGAATTTGAATATAATTAATGTGAACATTGTTGCCACCTGCTGGCACAACATCTTAGAGACGGTGCAAAGAGTTTTCTTAATAGTAAAATATGTCTCATAGTGTAGCTGTGACTTAGATGGGAAAACATGTCATCTGCAGACTTTGAGCAGAacctaatttaaaaatttttttataccTTTCATGTGGATGGAGAATACGAAAAAGAGTTATAAAAGTAGGGACAGGGGTTAAAATCGTATGCTTTgtaattttagaaaaagcatTTACTGTAAATAGCAAAATTGAATAATTAATAAGACTGTAGGAGGAATTCCCCATGTGAGCCAGCTAATCTAtaatactgtaaaaataatacCGCTTGAAATAATTTCCATGGCTTGTCCGACACCTGCACTTTAAGATTGTAAGTGGTCCATTTTGGCCAACTTGTTTCCAGAATTTTACTACAGTAGGTTTTATAACCAAGCACAGCTCCATTATATTATACTTGAGTTGTGTCCAAAGCTGGCTTGCTCAGCTGGGCTTTCATGCTGGGCTTTCATGGTTATGCTGCTGGCTTCTTGGTATTCCAGGAAAGCATTATAGCAATGTTTTCTCAGAATCACTGAGGAACAGAGGATCCAATCCAAGTCTCCTAAAAGataaattttatttggtttggCCCTCATTTTGCAATTTGTTATGGCTAATATGGCACTAATTTAGGAGAACGCTCTTTTGAACcctaaaagaaaatttgaagaaGTTAATAAACTGCATATTTGAAATCCAACAAACTTCAATAAAAATCCTGTTGAACCTTGAAAGAGACATAAAATACCAGATTTTTCTCACTCTTATAACTGAACTATACCAAACTATAAGTTTTAGAGCTACATCAGTAACTGGAAGTGCGGTGAATGAACTTCATCAAAGAGGAAGCCATAACATGTACTCAGTAGTCCAACTAAAAGCCATGAAGTGTTGTTTTCTCTGCTGTATGCTACTATCCTTTATCTGTTATGAGACACTCATCATGTATCATATTATAAGTATCTTGTGTATTTTACATATGCACACATTTTTTGGCACAGTGTCAGAAGCCCTCATCCAGAATCAGTCAACGGCTTTAAAGATGACTCTGAACTCACAATCCAGCTTCATCAGACTTTGGCAGATTTGGAAGCAGACCTTGCAGGTGAGAGACAGGACATCACAATGCCACAGTGCAGCTATGCGACCTTACAAAAGTAGTGAtgtggttttttgttttttattatagtCACatacttcagtgtattttattggcttCATATTTATCAAATGGGGTGAACATTACACATTTTCAAACACTGTTTACTAATTTTGATGCCACCCTGAGTCGGTATTTTCCAAcataaaagctgtaaaatttGGAGAGTATGTCTCGTATATAGCTACAGAAATCCTTgcccttgtttttatttttgatttatttattttttcaaaataaattcaagtcAAGTCTGTGTCAAGCTCAGCTAGATAggatacaaaatgtaaaaaaaaattttatttctaatttgatTTGACTGAATTATTCTTGCATGTAAatctgctttgatcaaaaataattgtaCTTTGTATATCTAGGTTTTTTATACTATTAGAAAGTTAACCTCCACCCCAGGCTTAAGTCTTAGGTCAGACATGACTAGCTTCCCTGCCTCTGCTTAAATAAATATGGTGCTACACCCCCGTATCACAATGTGGCTTGATGTTGATGAGCGCTGTTAGTTTTTTACTTCACATAGTGAACTGCATTGACTAAGTCAGAACTTTACTCATGATCTCTCTGGTGGGTTCATTGGTCTTTGTGATGCTATTTATTCACTGAGGTTATCCAACAAACCTGTTGAGAGGAAAACAGATTAGATTAAATAGCAGTCATTTGGTTCATTGATTAGACAACTTTAGCCATATCCAGAAATGACTTTTCTCAATcaagaatattttctttaaatagtttttcaagGACAAATCTGCCTAGCACATATACTGATATAAAACTGTTCCCTTTTTCAGAACATGAAGTGGTCATCTCTGCCAAAGATAGCCCTGATACCAAGTCCACAGACAGCAGCGATGTTCCTGTGTCTGTAGTGGACATGGATGTGCCAGTCACAGCCATAGATGAGGTACTGGAGGAATTTGAATTTGTTGTAGAGCATGAAGTGAAACCAATTACAAAGACTGAATCAACTGACAACAAAGGtaggacaaaaacaaaggatCGGCATCTAAAGTAACCATTTTATGTTCTCTCAGAATTGTTaattgtctttgttgttttgtctgatttacaGGATTCATTCATCACTCTGATGATGAacaacagaaccaaaacaacagCGCCTATACAGCTGCTCTTACCGACAAAATAAGCAGTGCAAGTTCAAAACCCTCTGAAAAGTCTATTGCACGACAGGAGATCAAATCTACAggtaataaaaaggaaaaaaaggcaaaagacaaaaaaagtaaagagaagAAGATTGCTGAAAGCACCACTGTGAAACAGGACACACAAACACTGGCAGTGAAATCCAGTGCTGACCTGCAGAAGACCAGCAAGCCTCCTGTGATCACAGTTGACCTTGCGCAACATAACACTCAGTCCTTCCAGCAGAAGAAGTTTGAACTTCCAGCAAAGATTCAGAGATCAGTTTCTCCTGGGAAGGATGAAGTGACGCATAAAGTAAACCAGATCAGCTCTAGTGTCAGTCCTCTGCATGGTAAAATTACTCACAACGTCACATCCCGCTTCGGTATGAAAACATTCACCGTGGTCCCTTCAAAACCCTCCGTCACAAACGTCACCAAGACAGAGCCACCTGACTCAGGAGGTCGTTTTGCTATTAAGATCGATGATCAGGGGAATATGGTGGCAGCAGGCATACCTCGCTTAAAATCCAGAAAGTCACCTAAATCAGAGATTGAAAATGGCACTCCTGTTTGTGAAAATGCCAAAGCACTTTGGAGCTCtgacagcagaaaagaaaatttggTGACTCAAAGAAAAGGTCAAGTTGATAAACTTAAGGAGGGCACAGATGTCCTGAGCATTGCTTCTGCTGTTGGCttggaaggaaaattaaagaCCAGCAACCCAGAGTCCCAGAAAGCAACACCAAGACTAACAGTTGAAACTACAGTGGGAGTGAAAGCAGATCACAAACTGCTTAGAAAAGACATGAGTCCAAGCAGGGAGTTGACCGAGGTGGAGAGCAAGATTTCAGTGTCCAACAATGTTCAGAGGCCAAGTAATAAACCCTCACTTCCCCCTCCTCTACACtctgacagaaaacagcaaCTCAGCTTTGTTAAACCATCCAGGAGGACCTCCAGCCAGTATGTGGCTTCTGCCCTCGCTCAGTACACCCCAAAGACCTCAACTAAACCTTCCAACATCCCTAAAACTACAGACTCTCCTGACTCATTGAAAACAGAGAAAGCTGAAAGTTCCAAGAAACCAGTCACTCAACTCCAATCCTCTCAGGTGTCTTTGTCAGATATTACGGAGAATGACTCTGCTTCCACAGTCAATGCTTTTTGTTCCAAGAGGTCTACAAGCTTCCCAGAGTACATATCAGACAGTCGGAGAGAGTTTGCTCAGGTGAAAATAAGCAGGGAACTATTTGAAAATGATGCTGCGGCCAAGAAACAAGTTTTGGATCCAGCCGACAAAGAAACAGCCAAGAAAAATCACAGTCACTACAACGGATCTCCACAAATACAAGTCTCTAGCAACAGCAGTGGCGATTACATTAAACACAATCAACCTCAAATCCCCAGCCCGACAAAAAGCAGTGCTCTACACTCATCTTTCAAACCGCCCATAGCCCCAAAGACCAAACCACAAGACCAGATAGGTGTAAGTAACTTTTTGACTGCAAATATTTCTTGACAAATGAAAACTAATTcagatttcttatttaaagtgtacctTGATTTTACAGGGAGTAAAGGATGTAGTGAAGGAAGTGAAACAGCAATCTTCAACTGCAGTATCAGACAGCACTGAGACACCTGGGTCTGTGGCAGGTTTAACCTTGTTTGGGCCTGTTAAAAAGTTCAAACCAGTCATCTGTAAATCTGTTGAGAAAGATACATCTCTGCACAGCAGCCTGATGGAAGCAATCCAGACAGGTGGAGGCAAGGAGAAACTGAAGAAGGTAAGGACAAGCTGAACGCGGTGCATTGTATGAATGGATACCTGGTTACCAAAAATCAGCAAAGGTGTTCATAGTATTGCAGTTAACCAGTCATTGCATATTCTAACTTCATATTTTAAGCTACATTTTCATCTAATAGACTgatgtcattcttttttttttaattttattattagatATCCACTACCACCGACAATGGTAAGAAAGTGGCCTGTGATGAAGAAGGCAATGAAAGATCTGCTCTACTAGCTGCCCTTAGATCTCAGAACATCAGCAGACTGAAACAGGTAAAACAATCGAAAGACTTTTTATGCACCGTCACTATGGTTGTATGTGAGCATTTCAGTCTTGCGCTACAAGAGTTGTTTTATTAACTTGTTAATATTTATCACgttttgtgctttttgattATATCTATATTCCTGATACTTAGCCAAATCATTTATAAAGAGGCAATAGCTGTTAG includes the following:
- the cobl gene encoding protein cordon-bleu isoform X4, with the protein product MTESSKPPSGRRMKVPAPPPPQAPQPAPRHLFRYNVPDGGGTSAMDVKENILRPTIVFQLTLPHGYQVSVTEDGSKPLMDLLVDLCGHHHLNPSTHTLELLSPDGHSLGFKPNALLGSFNVACVLIKEKVVEEKVTRRPAPKVPEKTVRLMVNFHGNQKAVLRVNPLVPLQALIPAICDKCDFDPAHVLLLKDCISRHELPLDKSLTELGIKELYVHDQSLVLQPKMASAPVLSNSESFYSSTASLGRPQKKGLLNIFPFSKRKSKGLSTVSGVSYKEEHPGSLEQSQSFTDIPTMHAKAESKKRRAPVPPAVPVPSQGNTSFKSNQEDPNSEGQRKRKAPPPPPSPSPITLDSDDPSATVVSVSNLRSIEIPTPVPRTRTPQLSTFSDDSVVMQTAEVSRGEKTPKPPPMRDATPPRSSPSPSSSTTTDSLVVQDSSSELSRSLDDSDVDLDQAGSCCSTSSAASGPVQVQLAIKKSNMTATKQNKEKRSDSNSRSDSESALNLTLDEAENNRHSGMGWLHSKKTSSIVQKQETTAPEAETLSLGSSSVGGSLPDQGYTPSEGAAEGEDSGIVSSPSDTQMSSPDGSLSADGKTGDTGEKVLIMEASCDEENTTWGEKDSVRSPHPESVNGFKDDSELTIQLHQTLADLEADLAEHEVVISAKDSPDTKSTDSSDVPVSVVDMDVPVTAIDEVLEEFEFVVEHEVKPITKTESTDNKGFIHHSDDEQQNQNNSAYTAALTDKISSASSKPSEKSIARQEIKSTGNKKEKKAKDKKSKEKKIAESTTVKQDTQTLAVKSSADLQKTSKPPVITVDLAQHNTQSFQQKKFELPAKIQRSVSPGKDEVTHKVNQISSSVSPLHGKITHNVTSRFGMKTFTVVPSKPSVTNVTKTEPPDSGGRFAIKIDDQGNMVAAGIPRLKSRKSPKSEIENGTPVCENAKALWSSDSRKENLVTQRKGQVDKLKEGTDVLSIASAVGLEGKLKTSNPESQKATPRLTVETTVGVKADHKLLRKDMSPSRELTEVESKISVSNNVQRPSNKPSLPPPLHSDRKQQLSFVKPSRRTSSQYVASALAQYTPKTSTKPSNIPKTTDSPDSLKTEKAESSKKPVTQLQSSQVSLSDITENDSASTVNAFCSKRSTSFPEYISDSRREFAQVKISRELFENDAAAKKQVLDPADKETAKKNHSHYNGSPQIQVSSNSSGDYIKHNQPQIPSPTKSSALHSSFKPPIAPKTKPQDQIGGVKDVVKEVKQQSSTAVSDSTETPGSVAGLTLFGPVKKFKPVICKSVEKDTSLHSSLMEAIQTGGGKEKLKKISTTTDNGKKVACDEEGNERSALLAALRSQNISRLKQTKSKAASEVERFRKECSKEEKTVALSPSPPSLIKPAFTPPPPPPPMSAPPPPPPLFPQGKPNPVGHLNANAPLNPALAREALLEAIRSGSGAEKLRKVSTPRKTVKVNGRLGTIHKTSSTILQH
- the cobl gene encoding protein cordon-bleu isoform X1, with translation MTESSKPPSGRRMKVPAPPPPQAPQPAPRHLFRYNVPDGGGTSAMDVKENILRPTIVFQLTLPHGYQVSVTEDGSKPLMDLLVDLCGHHHLNPSTHTLELLSPDGHSLGFKPNALLGSFNVACVLIKEKVVEEKVTRRPAPKVPEKTVRLMVNFHGNQKAVLRVNPLVPLQALIPAICDKCDFDPAHVLLLKDCISRHELPLDKSLTELGIKELYVHDQSLVLQPKMASAPVLSNSESFYSSTASLGRPQKKGLLNIFPFSKRKSKTDNKSLDMDDFDDIAVQNSDTKFNGLSTVSGVSYKEEHPGSLEQSQSFTDIPTMHAKAESKKRRAPVPPAVPVPSQGNTSFKSNQEDPNSEGQRKRKAPPPPPSPSPITLDSDDPSATVVSVSNLRSIEIPTPVPRTRTPQLSTFSDDSVVMQTAEVSRGEKTPKPPPMRDATPPRSSPSPSSSTTTDSLVVQDSSSELSRSLDDSDVDLDQAGSCCSTSSAASGPVQVQLAIKKSNMTATKQNKEKRSDSNSRSDSESALNLTLDEAENNRHSGMGWLHSKKTSSIVQKQETTAPEAETLSLGSSSVGGSLPDQGYTPSEGAAEGEDSGIVSSPSDTQMSSPDGSLSADGKTGDTGEKVLIMEASCDEENTTWGEKDSVRSPHPESVNGFKDDSELTIQLHQTLADLEADLAEHEVVISAKDSPDTKSTDSSDVPVSVVDMDVPVTAIDEVLEEFEFVVEHEVKPITKTESTDNKGFIHHSDDEQQNQNNSAYTAALTDKISSASSKPSEKSIARQEIKSTGNKKEKKAKDKKSKEKKIAESTTVKQDTQTLAVKSSADLQKTSKPPVITVDLAQHNTQSFQQKKFELPAKIQRSVSPGKDEVTHKVNQISSSVSPLHGKITHNVTSRFGMKTFTVVPSKPSVTNVTKTEPPDSGGRFAIKIDDQGNMVAAGIPRLKSRKSPKSEIENGTPVCENAKALWSSDSRKENLVTQRKGQVDKLKEGTDVLSIASAVGLEGKLKTSNPESQKATPRLTVETTVGVKADHKLLRKDMSPSRELTEVESKISVSNNVQRPSNKPSLPPPLHSDRKQQLSFVKPSRRTSSQYVASALAQYTPKTSTKPSNIPKTTDSPDSLKTEKAESSKKPVTQLQSSQVSLSDITENDSASTVNAFCSKRSTSFPEYISDSRREFAQVKISRELFENDAAAKKQVLDPADKETAKKNHSHYNGSPQIQVSSNSSGDYIKHNQPQIPSPTKSSALHSSFKPPIAPKTKPQDQIGGVKDVVKEVKQQSSTAVSDSTETPGSVAGLTLFGPVKKFKPVICKSVEKDTSLHSSLMEAIQTGGGKEKLKKISTTTDNGKKVACDEEGNERSALLAALRSQNISRLKQTKSKAASEVERFRKECSKEEKTVALSPSPPSLIKPAFTPPPPPPPMSAPPPPPPLFPQGKPNPVGHLNANAPLNPALAREALLEAIRSGSGAEKLRKVSTPRKTVKVNGRLGTIHKTSSTILQH